One Amaranthus tricolor cultivar Red isolate AtriRed21 chromosome 10, ASM2621246v1, whole genome shotgun sequence genomic window carries:
- the LOC130825655 gene encoding 60S ribosomal protein L14-1-like: MPFKRYIEIGRVALVNYGKEYGRLVVIVDVLDQNRVLVDAPDMVRGQMNLKRLSLTDIKIDIEKVPKKKTLIDAMEAADVKNKWESSSWGRKLIVQKRRAALNDFDRFKIMLAKIKKAGAVRQELAKLKKETA; the protein is encoded by the exons ATG CCGTTCAAGAGGTACATTGAGATCGGTAGAGTAGCTTTGGTGAATTACGGAAAAGAGTATGGCCGCCTTGTCGTCATCGTCGACGTCTTGGACCAAAATAGA GTCTTGGTTGATGCTCCAGACATGGTCAGGGGTCAGATGAATCTGAAAAGGTTGTCGTTGACCGACATCAAGATTGATATtgagaaggtgccaaaaaagaaGACTCTAATTGACGCAATGGAGGCTGCTG ATGTCAAAAACAAATGGGAGAGCTCTTCTTGGGGAAGAAAACTGATTGTGCAGAAGAGAAGGGCTGCACTAAATGACTTTGACCGCTTCAAGATAATGCTAGCCAAGATCAAG AAAGCAGGAGCTGTTAGGCAGGAGCTTGCAAAGTTGAAGAAAGAGACTGCATAG